In one window of Kitasatospora sp. MMS16-BH015 DNA:
- a CDS encoding class I adenylate-forming enzyme family protein — translation MTPDAEAVHRYRGIGDERDLGRYPTMPAALAEQARLRPDAPYLTAVSADGEESTLRYGELDAASAACAHWLRTELGVRPGDVVALVPLNDLWSVVALFGVLRAGASCQMLGPADPADRMRSQARSQGAVLVLRSPAVDCPLGEAVAVPDFTRAPAAPAPGGPVTALDPASAAVLFATSGSTAASKIVVQSHRNAATNAEAFCRHHRLRPGDRVLGFLPIHHANGVHTTLFAPLNAGAHVVLAARFDPFGYPELLRRYRPRIASAVPSVLEALLETWRDPQLPPGFDYFLTAAAPLGVSTARRVASTLGARVVQGYGLTETTNFSTTLPTDLGAGEYRRVMLETDVPPVGAAVFGCEIAVFAEDGTPCPPGGTGEIRMRGHSVMAGYGGNPEATAAAFQGGWFRSGDLGHLVERGGADPLLVITGRAKNIAKVRGEAVSLEEMERALCALDFVRDAACVPVPHRFDGERITAAVVTAAERDAEIAAHLRTLFPAAALPHRIVRVPVVPRTATGKILRPELRGTLGL, via the coding sequence ATGACCCCGGACGCGGAGGCCGTCCACCGCTACCGGGGCATCGGTGACGAGCGGGATCTCGGCCGGTACCCGACGATGCCGGCCGCGCTGGCCGAGCAGGCGCGCCTGCGTCCCGACGCGCCGTACCTGACCGCCGTGTCCGCCGACGGCGAGGAGTCGACGCTGAGGTACGGCGAGCTCGACGCGGCGAGTGCGGCCTGCGCCCACTGGCTGCGGACCGAACTCGGGGTGCGGCCCGGCGACGTGGTCGCCCTCGTCCCGCTCAACGACCTGTGGTCCGTGGTCGCGCTGTTCGGCGTGCTGCGGGCCGGCGCGTCCTGCCAGATGCTGGGGCCCGCCGACCCGGCCGACCGGATGCGGAGCCAGGCGCGTTCGCAGGGAGCCGTGCTCGTGCTGCGGTCCCCCGCCGTCGACTGCCCGCTGGGCGAGGCCGTGGCGGTCCCGGACTTCACGCGGGCCCCGGCCGCGCCCGCCCCCGGCGGCCCGGTGACGGCCCTCGACCCGGCGTCCGCGGCGGTGCTGTTCGCGACCTCGGGCTCCACCGCGGCGTCGAAGATCGTCGTGCAGTCCCACCGCAACGCCGCCACCAACGCGGAGGCGTTCTGCCGGCACCACCGCCTGCGCCCGGGCGACCGGGTGCTCGGCTTCCTGCCGATCCACCACGCCAACGGCGTGCACACCACGCTCTTCGCCCCCCTCAACGCGGGGGCGCACGTCGTGCTGGCCGCGCGGTTCGACCCGTTCGGCTACCCGGAGCTGCTGCGCCGGTACCGGCCGAGGATCGCGAGCGCCGTGCCGAGCGTGCTGGAGGCGCTGCTCGAGACCTGGCGGGATCCGCAACTCCCGCCGGGGTTCGACTACTTCCTGACGGCAGCCGCGCCGCTGGGGGTCTCCACCGCCCGCCGGGTCGCGAGCACGCTCGGTGCGCGGGTGGTCCAGGGCTACGGTCTGACGGAGACGACGAACTTCTCCACCACGCTTCCGACCGACCTCGGCGCGGGGGAGTACCGGCGGGTGATGCTGGAGACGGACGTCCCGCCGGTCGGCGCTGCGGTGTTCGGCTGCGAGATCGCCGTGTTCGCCGAGGACGGGACGCCGTGCCCGCCGGGCGGCACCGGCGAGATCCGGATGCGCGGCCACAGCGTGATGGCGGGCTACGGCGGCAACCCCGAGGCCACCGCCGCGGCGTTCCAGGGCGGCTGGTTCCGCTCGGGCGACCTCGGGCACCTGGTCGAGCGCGGCGGGGCCGACCCGCTGTTGGTCATCACCGGCCGGGCCAAGAACATCGCCAAGGTGCGGGGCGAGGCCGTCTCCCTGGAGGAGATGGAGCGCGCGCTGTGCGCGCTGGACTTCGTCCGTGACGCCGCGTGCGTGCCGGTGCCGCACCGCTTCGACGGGGAGCGGATCACGGCGGCCGTGGTCACCGCGGCGGAGCGCGACGCCGAGATCGCGGCGCACCTGCGGACCCTGTTCCCGGCCGCCGCGCTGCCGCACCGGATCGTGCGGGTGCCGGTGGTGCCGCGCACCGCGACCGGCAAGATCCTGCGCCCCGAGCTGCGCGGCACGCTCGGGCTCTGA
- a CDS encoding phosphopantetheine-binding protein yields MDELTATVDRMVTDLVGTPGVSGADAMDLPLADRGVDSMGVVMLIARLEQELGVRFPAGTMNRQTFATVRTVVEALRGLLDPAAGA; encoded by the coding sequence ATGGACGAACTGACCGCCACGGTCGACCGCATGGTCACCGACCTCGTCGGCACCCCAGGGGTGTCGGGGGCCGATGCGATGGATCTGCCGCTCGCCGACCGTGGCGTCGATTCGATGGGCGTGGTCATGCTGATCGCCCGGCTGGAACAGGAGTTGGGGGTCCGCTTCCCGGCCGGGACGATGAACCGGCAGACCTTCGCCACGGTGCGGACCGTCGTCGAGGCGCTCCGCGGCCTGCTCGACCCGGCGGCCGGGGCATGA
- a CDS encoding PaaI family thioesterase, protein MAHAPRPAASALLTPSPQAGPPVFAGPSPDNPHLPEQAGCHGCDPALPGGLGVHWDGVSAPVVTMTARIGAGQQGAAGTAHGGVLSALADEAMGRLVWSLGGRYATARLEVDYLLPVPAGAELRLTVRICAVDGRKVYVEAEAEHEGLPCVRAAALYVRHADRAVSG, encoded by the coding sequence ATGGCACACGCACCGCGCCCGGCCGCCTCGGCCCTGCTCACCCCGTCACCGCAGGCCGGGCCGCCGGTCTTCGCCGGGCCGTCCCCGGACAATCCGCACCTGCCCGAGCAGGCGGGCTGCCACGGCTGCGACCCGGCGCTGCCGGGCGGGCTCGGGGTGCACTGGGACGGCGTGAGCGCGCCGGTGGTCACCATGACCGCGCGGATCGGGGCCGGGCAGCAGGGCGCCGCGGGCACGGCCCACGGCGGGGTGCTCTCGGCGCTCGCCGACGAGGCGATGGGCCGCCTGGTCTGGTCGCTGGGCGGCCGGTACGCCACGGCCCGGCTGGAGGTGGACTACCTGCTGCCGGTGCCGGCCGGGGCCGAGCTGCGGCTCACCGTCCGGATCTGTGCCGTGGACGGCCGGAAGGTCTACGTCGAGGCGGAGGCCGAGCACGAGGGGCTGCCCTGCGTCCGCGCCGCCGCGCTCTACGTGCGGCACGCGGACCGGGCCGTCAGCGGGTGA
- a CDS encoding pyridoxal phosphate-dependent aminotransferase produces MTTALRFLAPPLATDPPALFSPLPGGPAARPEFPVLPPVRQPVTGAAAGLDPGPDERWLEVYRRAADPGDPKQLRDLYLGRVEAEVGEPGHRTGAAGLWRASTPRREVTVEEVLSSRATSGLVKELFNSYFRDDLYGDLRPSADVILSGGAVDEEHWGLPQVLKDCMSYALVRDWYGYSDSRGRTSAREAVAGYESARLPGSAYGPENVALTMGATSAISGLADLVLRGATAPAICAIPNYPPLVESVARRGQIRLVPLSSADGTVSAQPLIDALRPDTPLVLLQTAANPTGTLLPESELTRLVEAASPSTIILLDECHEWLGEAYPLSPARAARNVVRVSSLSKNWSAPGLKIGWLLADESFIDEYYEYASTTSGGPPSVFYTLVEVLARMERWSHHGLDELGPAQVAEFESGYGIRTAALQRAYDGYRAERRGRERSLREQRDSFTAGLALPGVSVIPARFSINLAARFDGFADSYTCFRTLLRETGVSVFPGALTFCLGGPYVRLTTAQPWDRLTTALDRLAERQYREVAR; encoded by the coding sequence ATGACCACCGCACTGCGCTTCCTCGCGCCCCCGCTCGCGACCGACCCTCCGGCGCTGTTCTCGCCGCTGCCCGGCGGGCCCGCGGCACGCCCGGAGTTCCCGGTCCTGCCGCCGGTGCGGCAGCCGGTCACCGGGGCGGCAGCCGGTCTCGACCCCGGGCCGGACGAGCGGTGGCTGGAGGTGTACCGACGGGCGGCCGACCCCGGCGACCCCAAGCAGCTGCGCGACCTGTACCTCGGCCGGGTCGAGGCCGAGGTCGGCGAGCCGGGGCACCGGACCGGGGCGGCCGGGCTCTGGCGCGCCTCCACCCCCCGGCGGGAGGTCACCGTGGAGGAGGTGCTCTCCTCACGGGCGACCTCGGGGCTGGTCAAGGAGCTCTTCAACTCCTACTTCCGCGACGACCTCTACGGCGACCTGCGCCCGAGCGCGGACGTCATCCTCTCCGGGGGCGCGGTCGACGAGGAGCACTGGGGCCTGCCCCAGGTGCTCAAGGACTGCATGTCCTACGCCCTGGTCCGCGACTGGTACGGCTACTCGGACTCCCGCGGCCGCACCAGCGCCCGCGAGGCCGTCGCGGGCTACGAGAGCGCGCGGCTGCCCGGGTCGGCCTACGGGCCGGAGAACGTGGCCCTGACCATGGGCGCGACCTCCGCGATCAGCGGTCTGGCCGATCTCGTGCTGCGCGGCGCCACCGCACCCGCCATCTGCGCGATCCCCAACTACCCGCCCCTGGTCGAGTCCGTCGCCCGCCGCGGCCAGATCCGGCTGGTGCCGCTCTCCTCGGCCGACGGGACGGTCTCCGCCCAGCCGCTGATCGACGCCCTGCGCCCGGACACGCCCCTGGTGCTGCTGCAGACCGCGGCCAACCCGACCGGCACCCTGCTGCCCGAGTCCGAACTCACCCGCCTCGTCGAGGCGGCCTCCCCCTCCACGATCATCCTGCTCGACGAGTGCCACGAATGGCTCGGCGAGGCGTACCCGTTGTCCCCGGCCCGGGCCGCCCGCAACGTCGTCAGGGTCAGCAGCCTGTCGAAGAACTGGTCCGCCCCCGGCCTCAAGATCGGCTGGCTGCTCGCGGACGAGTCCTTCATCGACGAGTACTACGAGTACGCCTCCACCACCTCGGGCGGTCCGCCCTCGGTCTTCTACACCCTGGTCGAGGTGCTCGCCCGGATGGAACGCTGGTCGCACCACGGCCTGGACGAGCTCGGCCCCGCGCAGGTCGCGGAGTTCGAATCCGGCTACGGCATCAGGACCGCCGCCCTGCAACGCGCCTACGACGGCTACCGCGCCGAGCGCCGGGGCCGCGAGCGGTCCCTGCGGGAGCAGCGCGACTCCTTCACGGCGGGCCTCGCCCTGCCCGGGGTGTCGGTGATACCCGCCCGCTTCTCCATCAACCTGGCCGCCCGCTTCGACGGCTTCGCCGACTCGTACACCTGCTTCCGGACGCTGCTGCGCGAGACCGGGGTGTCGGTCTTCCCCGGCGCGCTCACCTTCTGCCTCGGCGGTCCCTACGTCCGCCTCACCACCGCCCAGCCCTGGGACCGGCTCACCACGGCGCTGGACCGGCTGGCCGAGCGTCAGTACCGGGAGGTCGCCCGGTGA
- a CDS encoding ParB/RepB/Spo0J family partition protein, with protein MELAMGMPGAAQVEADHVPVVRVPLQSIREGDSPRVAGANADHVRALAEQDGELPPITVHRPTMRVIDGTHRLLAARLRGEPDILVRFFDGDADAAFVLAVRRNVKHGLPLTLAERTAAAERIVRMHPEWSDRTIASVAAISAKLVVSVRRRTELPDAPAVRVGRDGRVRPVDVTPGRRRAGELMRANPGMALREVSKLAGISLGTASDVRQRLNRGEDPAPPPRRAGATAAPRIAAPAPPERLPEPTVVLENLRRDPSLRLTEIGRLLLRVLNTNTITPAHWETFVETVPSHRRDVVAQLAGQCASQWQQFATLLQQRHQADS; from the coding sequence GTGGAGCTGGCGATGGGGATGCCCGGGGCGGCGCAGGTGGAAGCGGATCACGTACCGGTGGTGCGGGTGCCGCTGCAGTCGATCCGGGAGGGGGACTCCCCTCGGGTGGCGGGAGCCAACGCGGACCACGTCCGGGCGCTCGCGGAGCAGGACGGTGAACTGCCGCCGATCACGGTGCACCGCCCGACGATGCGGGTGATCGACGGCACCCACCGGCTGCTGGCGGCGAGGCTGCGCGGGGAGCCCGACATCCTGGTGCGGTTCTTCGACGGGGATGCCGACGCGGCCTTCGTGCTCGCGGTGCGGCGCAACGTCAAGCACGGGCTGCCGCTGACGCTCGCGGAGCGGACGGCGGCGGCGGAGCGGATCGTGCGGATGCATCCGGAGTGGTCGGACCGCACGATCGCCTCGGTGGCGGCGATCTCGGCGAAGCTGGTGGTCTCCGTGCGGCGGCGCACCGAGCTGCCCGACGCGCCGGCGGTGCGGGTGGGCAGGGACGGCCGGGTGCGGCCGGTGGACGTGACGCCGGGCCGGCGTCGGGCCGGCGAGCTGATGCGGGCGAATCCGGGGATGGCGCTGCGCGAGGTGAGCAAGCTGGCGGGGATCTCCCTGGGGACGGCCAGCGACGTACGCCAGCGCCTCAACCGCGGTGAGGACCCGGCGCCGCCGCCCCGCCGGGCCGGTGCCACCGCGGCCCCGCGGATCGCGGCCCCCGCCCCGCCGGAGCGGCTGCCGGAGCCGACCGTGGTGCTGGAGAACCTGCGCCGCGACCCGTCGCTGCGGCTGACCGAGATCGGCCGGCTGCTGCTGCGCGTACTCAACACCAACACCATCACCCCCGCCCACTGGGAGACGTTCGTCGAGACCGTCCCCTCGCACCGCCGGGACGTGGTGGCGCAGCTCGCCGGCCAGTGCGCGTCCCAGTGGCAGCAGTTCGCCACGCTGCTCCAGCAGCGCCACCAAGCCGATTCCTGA
- a CDS encoding LysE family translocator, producing MISTAFLLSSLVVIIAPGPDAALILRLAFGSRGRAAPLAAAAGMITAGALQATVSVLGVSLLLTADSGLFRALQWVGAALLCYWGVRAAVGALRHPPAGPAARAAAPEPADRRRAYLKGLACTGTNPKVGLFLLAFLPQFIPPGQPPVRSLAVLCAVYLTLGTLWLVALTEATTRLATLLERRAPATRRPLLRWLDLGLGLAFIAFGIRLALGS from the coding sequence GTGATCAGCACCGCCTTCCTGCTCAGCTCGCTGGTGGTCATCATCGCGCCGGGGCCGGACGCCGCCCTGATCCTGCGCCTGGCCTTCGGCTCGCGGGGCCGCGCCGCCCCGCTCGCGGCCGCCGCCGGCATGATCACCGCGGGCGCCCTGCAGGCCACCGTCTCCGTGCTCGGCGTCTCCCTCCTGCTCACCGCCGACAGCGGGCTCTTCCGCGCCCTCCAGTGGGTCGGCGCCGCCCTGCTCTGCTACTGGGGCGTACGGGCGGCGGTCGGCGCCCTGCGCCACCCCCCGGCCGGCCCCGCCGCCCGGGCCGCCGCCCCCGAGCCCGCCGACCGCCGCCGCGCCTACCTCAAGGGCCTGGCCTGCACCGGCACCAACCCCAAGGTCGGCCTCTTCCTGCTGGCCTTCCTCCCCCAGTTCATCCCGCCCGGCCAGCCCCCGGTCCGCTCCCTCGCCGTCCTCTGCGCGGTCTACCTGACCCTCGGCACCCTCTGGCTGGTCGCCCTCACCGAGGCCACCACCCGCCTGGCCACCCTCCTCGAGCGCCGCGCCCCGGCCACCCGCCGCCCGCTCCTGCGCTGGCTCGACCTCGGCCTCGGCCTGGCCTTCATCGCCTTCGGCATCCGCCTGGCCCTGGGCAGCTGA
- a CDS encoding alpha/beta fold hydrolase, translated as MTSQQSDSTIHHPEGRHYEVRGRRLWVETEGSGDPVLLLSGLGPAGSHLVFHPFFSALAEDHQVIYVDLYGRGRSDHPASLAEITFESDVADLAALIEELDLGPVHVYGFSYGGLLGQALALDHGHLVRSLILANSLHSPEMWQLNHANINRELANQAPEVWARIQELRAQGFVSTDLELREQFAAATKLVRFFDPDNAALLLNEPGARNIELYPVFVGADVDFIIGGEVARLPDFRPRLKEITAPTLVLAGRFDRALYPALQRDFVVHAPQFRFEILERSGSFGHVEEPEAVFALLREFWKAG; from the coding sequence ATGACCAGTCAGCAGAGCGACAGCACCATCCACCACCCGGAGGGGCGGCACTACGAGGTGCGCGGCCGGCGGCTCTGGGTGGAGACGGAGGGCAGCGGCGACCCGGTCCTGCTGCTCTCCGGCCTCGGCCCGGCCGGCTCGCACCTGGTCTTCCACCCGTTCTTCTCCGCCCTGGCCGAGGACCACCAGGTCATCTACGTGGACCTGTACGGCCGCGGCCGCTCCGACCACCCGGCCTCGCTCGCCGAGATCACCTTCGAGAGCGATGTGGCCGATCTGGCCGCGCTGATCGAGGAGTTGGACCTCGGGCCGGTGCACGTCTACGGGTTCTCCTACGGCGGCCTGCTGGGCCAGGCGCTCGCCCTGGACCACGGCCACCTGGTCCGCTCGCTGATCCTGGCCAACAGCCTGCACAGCCCGGAGATGTGGCAGCTCAACCACGCCAACATCAACCGGGAGCTGGCCAACCAGGCCCCCGAGGTCTGGGCCCGGATCCAGGAGCTGCGGGCCCAGGGCTTCGTCTCCACCGATCTGGAGCTGCGCGAGCAGTTCGCCGCCGCCACCAAGCTGGTCCGGTTCTTCGACCCGGACAACGCCGCCCTCCTGCTCAACGAGCCGGGCGCCCGCAACATCGAGCTCTACCCCGTCTTCGTCGGCGCCGACGTGGACTTCATCATCGGCGGCGAGGTCGCCCGGCTCCCCGACTTCCGCCCCCGCCTCAAGGAGATCACCGCCCCGACCCTGGTGCTGGCCGGCCGCTTCGACCGCGCCCTCTACCCGGCCCTGCAGCGTGACTTCGTCGTGCACGCGCCCCAGTTCCGCTTCGAGATCCTGGAGCGCAGCGGCTCCTTCGGCCACGTCGAGGAGCCGGAGGCCGTCTTCGCCCTCCTGCGCGAGTTCTGGAAGGCCGGCTGA
- a CDS encoding ATP-grasp domain-containing protein, with amino-acid sequence MTLADPAGPAVIVDPFSSGGMYAPAFKEAGVPVVAVLSSPDMPEVYRASFHPEDFPEVITYDGDLDAVVARLRELGPRCVLPGAESGVELADLLAEQVTEDRANVPATRAARRHKWEMAEAARLAGLPVIRQICTDDPDEVAAWIEREGLQGRDLVVKPPKSASTDGVTRVREDWREVFEAQLGRPNQWRIVNDRMLVQEFVTGVEYVVDVFSHDGVHTVTDLCRYSKVDNGEHMAVYDAMEWVAPDEPAVPELVAYVRAFLDAVGFRYGAAHVEVMLTEDGPRLIELNARPHGGGQPRFCRVATGDSQIDRAVRYFTGAGELPEHYELQNATLVVFLISRAAGIVRNAECLEEIGKLATHHAHVVGVANGDRLEVTKDLLNTLSLGFAVLAGPDREQTWSDYQEVRRIEAGLIVTEEPAP; translated from the coding sequence GTGACCCTCGCCGACCCCGCGGGCCCCGCGGTCATCGTCGACCCGTTCTCCTCCGGGGGCATGTACGCCCCGGCCTTCAAGGAGGCCGGCGTGCCGGTGGTCGCGGTGCTCTCCAGCCCCGACATGCCGGAGGTCTACCGGGCCTCCTTCCACCCCGAGGACTTCCCCGAGGTGATCACCTACGACGGCGACCTGGACGCCGTGGTGGCGCGGCTGCGCGAGCTCGGCCCGCGCTGCGTGCTGCCCGGCGCCGAATCCGGCGTCGAGCTGGCCGACCTGCTCGCCGAGCAGGTCACCGAGGACAGGGCCAACGTGCCCGCCACCCGGGCCGCCCGCCGGCACAAGTGGGAGATGGCCGAGGCGGCCCGCCTGGCCGGCCTGCCGGTGATCCGGCAGATCTGCACCGATGACCCCGACGAGGTCGCCGCCTGGATCGAGCGCGAGGGCCTGCAGGGCCGCGACCTGGTGGTCAAGCCGCCGAAGAGCGCCAGCACCGACGGCGTCACCCGGGTCCGCGAGGACTGGCGCGAGGTCTTCGAGGCCCAGCTCGGCCGGCCCAACCAGTGGCGGATCGTCAACGACCGGATGCTCGTCCAGGAGTTCGTCACCGGCGTCGAGTACGTGGTGGACGTGTTCAGCCACGACGGCGTCCACACGGTGACCGACCTCTGCCGGTACTCCAAGGTGGACAACGGCGAGCACATGGCCGTCTACGACGCCATGGAGTGGGTCGCCCCGGACGAGCCGGCGGTGCCCGAACTGGTCGCGTACGTCCGCGCCTTCCTCGACGCGGTCGGCTTCCGGTACGGCGCCGCGCACGTCGAGGTGATGCTCACCGAGGACGGCCCGCGCCTGATCGAGCTCAACGCCCGCCCGCACGGCGGCGGCCAGCCCCGGTTCTGCCGGGTCGCCACCGGCGACAGCCAGATCGACCGCGCCGTCCGGTACTTCACCGGGGCCGGCGAGCTGCCCGAGCACTACGAGCTGCAGAACGCCACCCTGGTGGTCTTCCTGATCAGCCGGGCCGCCGGCATCGTGCGCAACGCCGAGTGCCTGGAGGAGATCGGCAAGCTGGCCACCCACCACGCCCACGTGGTCGGGGTCGCCAACGGCGACCGGCTGGAGGTCACCAAGGACCTGCTGAACACCCTGAGCCTCGGCTTCGCGGTGCTCGCCGGCCCCGACCGGGAGCAGACCTGGTCCGACTACCAGGAGGTCCGCCGGATCGAGGCCGGGCTCATCGTCACCGAGGAGCCGGCCCCATGA
- a CDS encoding alpha/beta hydrolase produces the protein MPYAPGIEEFVSRSNKAMPPDFYLRPVAEQRELYLGLGREFPYELPAGVDIKDDSVEHEGRTIPLRVYRPADRKGRGVLLYIRGGGFVVGSLETHNTVAAELAANSGLTTIAVDFRMSPEHPFPACLEDCYGALSGVVAEADRFDIDPERVVVCGDSSGGNMSVVLCMMSRDRQGPKIAGQAPISPVLDFSRWRDGGEDAPLLTGGEMEYYTACYCPDAKDVLDPYVSPLVRGEFHQLPPAYIMGAELDSLVVDSTTYAEQLRKHGTEVELVVEPGLVHAAVRARQLSPNVMDAWLRYCTAAARLAGVAQ, from the coding sequence ATGCCGTACGCGCCGGGAATTGAGGAGTTCGTCTCCCGCAGCAACAAGGCGATGCCGCCGGACTTCTACCTGCGCCCGGTGGCCGAGCAGCGGGAGCTCTACCTCGGCCTCGGCCGGGAGTTCCCCTACGAGCTGCCCGCCGGGGTCGACATCAAGGACGACTCGGTCGAGCACGAGGGCCGCACCATCCCGCTCCGGGTCTACCGCCCCGCCGACCGCAAGGGCCGCGGCGTGCTGCTCTACATCCGCGGCGGCGGCTTCGTGGTCGGCTCGCTGGAGACGCACAACACCGTGGCCGCCGAGCTGGCCGCCAACTCCGGCCTCACCACCATCGCGGTGGACTTCCGGATGTCCCCCGAGCACCCCTTCCCGGCCTGTCTGGAGGACTGCTACGGCGCGCTCTCCGGGGTGGTCGCCGAGGCCGACCGCTTCGACATCGACCCCGAGCGGGTGGTGGTCTGCGGCGACAGCTCCGGCGGCAACATGTCCGTGGTGCTCTGCATGATGTCCCGCGACCGCCAGGGCCCGAAGATCGCCGGCCAGGCCCCGATCAGCCCGGTGCTGGACTTCTCCCGCTGGCGCGACGGCGGCGAGGACGCGCCGCTGCTCACCGGTGGCGAGATGGAGTACTACACCGCCTGCTACTGCCCGGACGCCAAGGACGTGCTCGACCCGTACGTCTCGCCGCTGGTGCGCGGTGAGTTCCACCAGCTGCCGCCCGCGTACATCATGGGCGCCGAACTCGACTCGCTGGTGGTGGACTCCACCACCTACGCCGAGCAGCTGCGCAAGCACGGCACCGAGGTCGAGCTGGTGGTCGAGCCCGGCCTGGTGCACGCCGCCGTCCGGGCCCGCCAGCTCTCGCCGAACGTGATGGACGCCTGGCTGCGCTACTGCACCGCCGCGGCCCGCCTGGCGGGGGTGGCGCAGTGA